A region from the Desulfovibrio sp. Huiquan2017 genome encodes:
- a CDS encoding ABC transporter permease, translating into MNRDSFLTQIGWLALALVLALVLTVIVALPAGAPPFETIYVLFKGGLSSWSKVGRVLAGWVPLTLCSVGLLIPFTARLWNIGVEGQIIMGAIFCTAALRPFEGGGGAGVILLALAASVLGGALWALLSGLLRVFGRVHEIFSGLGLNFVAMGVILWLIFGPWKRPGVASMSGTKPLDISLWLPRLGNLSVSWAGLVLAFAAILLVYILLHRTRWGLKMRAVGENPKAATLFALGPRRRLLQAFMLCGGLAGLAGATQVLSVYHRLLPNISSGYGYTALLVGMMASFRLPLVPFICLFFAILNVGSIQLPLQLGLDSSLSGVIQGVMVLSLFIVQGLRLWLRQRKEND; encoded by the coding sequence ATGAACCGCGACTCCTTCCTGACCCAGATAGGCTGGCTCGCCCTGGCGCTGGTACTGGCCCTGGTGCTGACCGTGATCGTGGCTCTGCCCGCCGGGGCCCCGCCCTTCGAGACGATCTACGTGCTCTTCAAGGGCGGCCTGAGTTCCTGGTCCAAGGTCGGCCGCGTACTGGCGGGCTGGGTTCCCCTGACCTTGTGCTCGGTGGGGCTGCTCATCCCGTTCACGGCCCGGCTTTGGAACATCGGCGTCGAAGGCCAGATCATCATGGGGGCCATCTTCTGCACCGCGGCCCTGCGCCCCTTCGAAGGCGGCGGCGGAGCGGGTGTCATCCTCCTGGCCCTGGCCGCATCGGTCCTGGGCGGCGCACTGTGGGCCCTGCTCTCCGGGCTGTTGCGCGTCTTCGGCCGGGTCCATGAAATCTTTTCCGGCCTGGGGCTCAACTTCGTGGCCATGGGCGTGATCCTGTGGCTCATCTTCGGACCGTGGAAACGGCCCGGCGTGGCCTCCATGTCCGGGACCAAGCCGCTGGACATCTCGCTGTGGCTGCCCCGGCTCGGCAATCTTTCCGTAAGTTGGGCGGGGCTGGTCCTGGCCTTCGCCGCCATCCTGCTGGTCTATATCCTGCTTCACCGCACCCGGTGGGGGCTCAAGATGCGCGCCGTGGGCGAAAACCCCAAGGCGGCCACCCTGTTCGCTCTGGGGCCGCGCCGCCGTCTGCTCCAGGCCTTCATGCTCTGCGGCGGCCTGGCCGGTCTGGCCGGGGCCACCCAGGTCCTGAGCGTCTACCACCGCCTGCTGCCGAACATCTCTTCGGGCTACGGCTACACCGCCCTGCTGGTGGGCATGATGGCCTCGTTCCGGCTGCCGCTCGTGCCGTTCATCTGCCTGTTCTTCGCCATCCTCAACGTGGGCTCCATTCAACTGCCGCTCCAACTGGGCCTGGACTCTTCCCTGTCCGGCGTCATTCAGGGCGTCATGGTCCTGTCCCTGTTCATCGTCCAGGGCCTGCGGCTGTGGCTCAGACAACGGAAGGAGAACGATTAG
- a CDS encoding ATP-binding cassette domain-containing protein, whose amino-acid sequence MIVLRDIHKHYGRVRANDGISLTLEPGRIYALVGENGAGKSTLMRILAGHTRPTSGELVIGGRTMTYLTPALAREMGVGMLYQDPLDFPAMPVWENFQLGAPKRSKREVVDIIGELSFRLDACFLPDEPVSSLTVGERQLLELLRLLDLGATTLILDEPTTGITPEQKQDLFNLLMTLAREEGHTIVLVTHKLSEAFEMADSIFIMRQGRLVSTLNPPYDEHELVHLMFGEAADGEIEPLPDLPPDTGTPRLVMHDALFAGPKYSMGGLNFTARPGECIGLAGLDGSGQELFLRGLCGLDRMPGGAFDLDGTRFAANDFRALRKAGVQFVPADRLGLALFPDLNLMEHITLAFPDRDGDLTDFYRSQCVDKFNLQAHPDTHAVELSGGNQQRLLLSLIPDKTKLLLMEHPTRGLDAGSARQVWNHLKRRCAAGATLIFFSPDLEEVLEHSHRVIVFYDRTLAAIVEGEDISMEVVGALMAGKRYDEIKEKRA is encoded by the coding sequence ATGATCGTTCTCCGCGACATACATAAGCACTACGGCCGGGTTCGGGCCAACGACGGCATCAGCCTGACCCTCGAACCCGGCCGCATCTATGCCCTGGTCGGCGAAAACGGCGCGGGCAAGTCCACGCTCATGCGCATCCTCGCCGGGCACACCCGGCCCACCTCCGGGGAGCTGGTCATCGGCGGCCGGACCATGACCTACCTGACTCCGGCCCTGGCCCGGGAAATGGGCGTGGGCATGCTCTACCAGGACCCGCTGGACTTCCCGGCCATGCCCGTATGGGAAAATTTCCAGTTGGGCGCGCCCAAGCGCAGCAAACGGGAAGTGGTCGATATCATCGGCGAGCTCTCCTTTCGCCTGGACGCCTGTTTCCTGCCCGACGAGCCCGTCTCCAGCCTGACCGTGGGCGAACGCCAGTTGCTCGAACTCCTGCGCCTGCTCGACCTCGGGGCCACCACCCTGATCCTGGACGAGCCGACCACCGGCATCACGCCGGAACAAAAGCAAGACCTCTTCAACCTGCTCATGACCCTGGCCCGGGAAGAGGGACACACCATCGTCCTGGTCACCCACAAGCTGTCCGAGGCCTTCGAGATGGCCGATTCCATCTTCATCATGCGCCAGGGGCGGCTGGTCTCCACCCTGAACCCGCCCTACGACGAGCACGAGTTGGTCCACCTCATGTTCGGCGAAGCGGCCGACGGCGAGATCGAACCCCTGCCCGACCTGCCCCCGGACACGGGTACGCCCCGCCTGGTCATGCACGACGCGCTCTTCGCCGGGCCCAAATACTCCATGGGCGGACTGAATTTCACGGCCCGCCCGGGCGAATGCATCGGCCTGGCCGGGCTCGACGGCTCGGGCCAGGAACTGTTCCTGCGAGGCCTGTGCGGCCTGGACCGCATGCCCGGCGGCGCCTTCGATCTGGACGGAACCCGCTTCGCCGCCAACGATTTCCGCGCCCTGCGCAAGGCCGGGGTCCAATTCGTGCCCGCCGATCGGCTGGGCCTGGCCCTGTTCCCGGACCTGAATCTCATGGAGCACATCACCCTGGCCTTCCCGGACCGGGACGGCGACCTGACCGATTTCTACCGCTCCCAATGCGTGGACAAATTCAACCTCCAGGCCCACCCGGACACCCACGCCGTGGAGCTGTCCGGCGGCAACCAGCAGCGGCTGCTGCTCTCGCTCATCCCGGACAAGACCAAGCTCCTGCTCATGGAGCACCCCACGCGCGGCCTGGATGCGGGCTCGGCCCGCCAGGTCTGGAACCACTTGAAGCGGCGTTGCGCGGCCGGGGCCACGTTGATCTTCTTTTCCCCGGACCTGGAAGAGGTGCTTGAACACAGCCACCGGGTCATCGTTTTCTACGATCGGACCCTGGCCGCCATAGTCGAAGGCGAGGACATCTCCATGGAAGTTGTCGGCGCGCTCATGGCCGGCAAGCGCTACGACGAAATCAAGGAGAAACGGGCATGA
- a CDS encoding BMP family ABC transporter substrate-binding protein, translating into MKRITMLSALALSALLLMSGLAFAKDLTIGLILVGPYNDKGYSQAQHEGGKYVEAHMPGSKLIYLDKVNPADRPGLTIPQVVDDLIEKGADLIIAGSDDMKDGIIEAASQHPDKMFVHVSGDAAWTGNAPANLGNLFSKMIYSKMLAGFTAAMTTQTGKIGVVGPLINEETRRLMSAAYLGARYAWTEVRGKDAKDLTFNVKWIGFWFNIPGVTADPTQVAGSLYDSGYDVVISGIDTPDNVVVAKQRADAGKKVWALPYDYEKACEGQGDICLGVPYFNWGPGFLKLAESVAAGTYKPGFEWDAPYWADYNASDKSPVGFLPGPGVTPEVKAALDAFIAKLGSGKVNLFTGPLNYQDGTPFLKAGEQATDKQIWYMQQLLEGMEGLSSPE; encoded by the coding sequence ATGAAACGTATCACCATGCTGTCCGCCCTGGCCCTGAGCGCGCTCCTGCTCATGTCAGGGCTGGCCTTCGCCAAAGACTTAACCATCGGCCTGATTCTGGTCGGACCTTACAACGACAAGGGCTACAGCCAGGCCCAGCACGAGGGCGGCAAGTACGTCGAAGCCCACATGCCCGGCTCCAAGCTGATCTACCTGGACAAGGTCAACCCGGCCGACCGGCCCGGCCTGACCATCCCGCAGGTGGTTGACGACCTGATCGAAAAGGGCGCGGACCTGATCATCGCCGGTTCCGACGACATGAAGGACGGCATTATCGAAGCCGCCTCCCAGCACCCCGATAAAATGTTCGTGCACGTGTCCGGCGACGCCGCCTGGACCGGCAACGCCCCGGCCAACCTGGGCAACCTGTTCAGCAAGATGATCTATTCCAAAATGCTCGCCGGATTCACGGCGGCCATGACGACCCAGACCGGCAAGATCGGTGTGGTCGGCCCGCTGATCAACGAGGAGACCCGCCGCCTCATGTCCGCGGCTTACCTGGGCGCGCGCTACGCCTGGACCGAAGTACGCGGCAAGGACGCCAAGGACCTGACTTTCAACGTCAAGTGGATCGGTTTCTGGTTCAATATTCCCGGCGTGACCGCCGACCCCACCCAGGTGGCCGGTTCCCTGTATGACTCCGGTTACGACGTGGTCATCTCCGGCATCGACACCCCGGACAACGTGGTCGTCGCCAAGCAGCGCGCCGACGCGGGCAAGAAGGTCTGGGCCCTGCCCTACGACTACGAGAAGGCCTGCGAAGGCCAGGGCGACATATGCCTCGGCGTGCCCTACTTCAACTGGGGTCCGGGTTTCCTGAAGCTGGCCGAGTCCGTGGCCGCCGGGACGTACAAGCCCGGCTTCGAATGGGACGCCCCCTACTGGGCCGACTACAATGCTTCGGACAAATCCCCGGTGGGCTTCCTGCCCGGCCCGGGCGTGACCCCCGAGGTCAAGGCCGCTCTGGACGCCTTCATCGCCAAGCTCGGCTCCGGCAAGGTGAACCTCTTCACCGGCCCGCTCAACTACCAGGATGGCACCCCGTTCCTGAAGGCCGGGGAACAGGCCACCGACAAGCAGATCTGGTACATGCAGCAACTGCTTGAGGGCATGGAAGGGCTGTCCTCCCCCGAATAG
- the greA gene encoding transcription elongation factor GreA, which translates to MDRIPISKQGFEKISQEFEDLKAQRPAIIQAIAEARAEGDLSENAGYDAARERQGMLEARISYINSRMPLFDVLDLNTLDGDQAIFGATVEVEDIDTEERRTFTLLGPDDADHKKGSISVLSPMGLALLGKEEGDEFIVDAPRGRIEYEIISVKFLGTAGLNLK; encoded by the coding sequence ATGGATCGCATTCCCATTTCGAAACAGGGATTTGAAAAGATCTCTCAGGAATTTGAGGACCTCAAGGCACAGCGTCCGGCCATTATCCAGGCCATCGCCGAAGCTCGCGCGGAGGGCGATCTCTCGGAGAACGCCGGGTACGACGCCGCCCGTGAGCGCCAGGGCATGCTGGAAGCTCGCATCTCCTACATCAATTCGCGCATGCCCCTGTTCGACGTCCTGGACCTGAACACCCTGGACGGCGACCAGGCCATTTTCGGCGCCACCGTGGAGGTGGAGGACATCGACACCGAGGAGCGGCGCACCTTCACCCTGCTCGGCCCGGACGACGCGGACCACAAGAAGGGCTCCATCTCCGTGCTTTCCCCCATGGGCCTGGCCCTGCTGGGCAAGGAGGAGGGTGATGAGTTCATTGTCGATGCCCCTCGGGGCCGCATCGAATACGAAATCATTTCCGTTAAGTTCCTCGGCACCGCCGGGTTGAACCTCAAATAG
- a CDS encoding RluA family pseudouridine synthase, giving the protein MTPSGDLKILFSDVAIVVVDKPSGLLSVPGKGEANQDCVVARVKAGHPGCIEQPSVHRLDQDTSGLLVLALTAEAHRDLSGQFMERLVGKRYIALIDGVVEGQGGIIELKFRLDPDNRPYQVFDPVNGKRGVTRWRKLGVENGRTRVEFMPHTGRTHQLRLHSAHEKGLGFPIVGDRLYGTGTGPGQLKLHASLLRFRHPVTRAPMEFISPAPF; this is encoded by the coding sequence ATGACCCCGTCCGGCGACCTGAAAATCCTCTTCTCTGACGTGGCCATCGTGGTCGTGGACAAGCCGTCCGGCCTGCTGTCCGTGCCCGGCAAGGGCGAGGCCAACCAGGATTGCGTGGTCGCCCGGGTCAAGGCGGGCCACCCCGGCTGCATCGAGCAACCCTCGGTCCATCGGCTGGACCAGGACACCTCCGGCCTGCTGGTCCTGGCCCTGACCGCCGAAGCCCACCGCGACCTGTCCGGGCAGTTCATGGAACGGCTGGTGGGCAAACGGTACATCGCCCTTATAGATGGGGTGGTCGAAGGGCAAGGCGGGATCATCGAACTGAAGTTCCGCCTGGACCCGGACAACCGTCCGTACCAGGTCTTCGACCCGGTCAACGGCAAACGCGGCGTGACCCGCTGGCGCAAGCTCGGCGTGGAGAACGGCCGCACTCGGGTGGAATTCATGCCGCACACGGGCCGGACCCATCAGCTCCGTCTGCATTCGGCCCACGAGAAAGGGCTCGGCTTCCCCATCGTCGGAGACCGCCTTTACGGCACCGGCACCGGGCCGGGCCAGCTCAAGCTTCACGCTTCGTTGCTGCGTTTTCGCCACCCCGTGACCCGCGCACCCATGGAATTCATCTCTCCGGCCCCGTTCTGA